In the genome of Nonomuraea sp. NBC_00507, the window AACTGATCTCGGCCGTGGAACGTGCCTGAGTGTACTCAGTCAGGCACGGCCATGCGGAGTGACACGGCGCCGCGCAGGTCCAGCCACGCCGTGCCGGGGCCGCGTACCAGCCTCAGCACCACCTCCTCGCAGCCCGGGCAGCGGGCGACCAAGCCGGGCTCGGGGCCGTACACGTGGAGCGCGGCGAGGGGGCCCGTCAGTCCGCAACTCGCGCAGCGGCCGGTGGCGGTGGTGACGTCCACGGCGAAGATCTCGCCGAGCGGCCCGCCCAGGGCATTGCCATCCAAGTGAGTCATGTCAGTCTCCGGTCGGGCCGAATCGTTCGGTTCTGATCCGCTCAGGCGCGTGCCCGAGCGTCAGCAGCAGGTCGGCGGCCGCTTCCACGAAGCCGGTCGATCCGCACACGTAGCAGTCCGGCGCGAAGTCGGCCGGCCAGCCGCCCTCGGCCAGGTCGGCCAGCGTGATCCGCCCGGCCGGACGGGCCGCGCCGGGCGGTGCGGCCCTGGTGTAGACGTAGGTGATGTCCAGGCCGGGCTCTGGCCGGCGCAGCTCGGCGGCGTAGTAGCGGCGGTCCTGGTCGCGGAGCGAGTAGAGGAGGCGGAACGGCACGCGGCTGCCGGCCTGCCGGCGCGCCCGGATCATCGCCATCAACGGCACGACCCCGGACCCGCCGCCGACCAGCATCACCGGAGCCTCGTTCTCGGGCCGCCAGACGAACCAGCCGCCCACCGGGCCGCGGATCTCGATCTGGTCGCCGGGCTCGATCACCTCGGTCAGGTAGGGCGAGACCTCGCCGTCGGGCACGGCTTCCACGGTCAGCTCGATGCGGTCGCCGTCGGCGGGGGCGGCCAGCGAATAGCTGCGTTGCGTGGTGTAGCCGT includes:
- a CDS encoding DUF6510 family protein, translating into MTHLDGNALGGPLGEIFAVDVTTATGRCASCGLTGPLAALHVYGPEPGLVARCPGCEEVVLRLVRGPGTAWLDLRGAVSLRMAVPD
- a CDS encoding ferredoxin reductase, with product MRRRLTWQAARLHEVRDETATARSLVFDVPGWPGHVAGQHVDVRLTAEDGYTTQRSYSLAAPADGDRIELTVEAVPDGEVSPYLTEVIEPGDQIEIRGPVGGWFVWRPENEAPVMLVGGGSGVVPLMAMIRARRQAGSRVPFRLLYSLRDQDRRYYAAELRRPEPGLDITYVYTRAAPPGAARPAGRITLADLAEGGWPADFAPDCYVCGSTGFVEAAADLLLTLGHAPERIRTERFGPTGD